In Exiguobacterium sibiricum 7-3, a genomic segment contains:
- a CDS encoding COX15/CtaA family protein, producing the protein MNRKLSIFSAFVTFTMMIVLLMGGTVTKTDSGNGCGTDWPLCHGELIPTNPSVETMIEYSHRAVTGVVGLLIIALCLWTLVAFKDRLDIKIFAFLAFIFMLIQSIVGAGAVVWQQSDLVMALHFGISLISFASLLILTILIMERPGQEFRESVPAFLRKLLYGLLIYTLIVVYTGAFVRHVGATYACVGWPVCSQPTMTFEAWVQMIHRILAGLLFFYTLFVHYMAIRLKHRTSRTGMLFATFFISCQVATGAWIVLGGHATYVPLLHAFLITCYFGVISYLAYHAFRTRKDDSRLR; encoded by the coding sequence TTGAATCGAAAACTTTCGATTTTTTCAGCATTTGTCACATTCACGATGATGATTGTTCTTCTCATGGGAGGAACCGTCACGAAAACAGATTCCGGAAACGGATGCGGGACCGATTGGCCGCTCTGTCATGGAGAATTGATTCCAACTAATCCAAGTGTCGAAACGATGATTGAGTATAGTCACCGCGCAGTAACAGGAGTCGTCGGTTTATTGATCATCGCCTTGTGCCTTTGGACACTTGTCGCTTTCAAAGATCGCCTGGATATCAAGATTTTCGCTTTCCTGGCCTTCATTTTCATGTTGATTCAATCAATCGTCGGTGCAGGTGCCGTCGTCTGGCAACAGTCAGATCTCGTCATGGCATTACATTTCGGAATCTCATTGATTTCTTTTGCTTCCTTACTTATCTTGACGATCTTGATTATGGAGCGTCCCGGTCAAGAATTCAGGGAATCGGTCCCAGCGTTCTTGCGTAAACTGTTGTACGGCTTATTGATCTATACGTTAATTGTCGTTTACACCGGAGCGTTCGTCCGCCATGTCGGTGCGACGTATGCATGCGTCGGCTGGCCGGTCTGTTCGCAACCAACGATGACGTTCGAAGCGTGGGTTCAAATGATTCACCGGATTTTGGCCGGTCTGTTGTTCTTCTATACGCTGTTCGTTCACTACATGGCGATTCGCCTGAAACACCGGACCTCGCGTACCGGTATGTTGTTCGCAACCTTCTTCATCTCTTGTCAGGTCGCAACCGGTGCCTGGATCGTTCTTGGTGGACATGCCACGTACGTCCCGTTATTGCACGCGTTCTTGATCACTTGCTATTTCGGAGTCATCTCTTACCTCGCTTACCATGCGTTCCGGACGCGAAAAGACGATTCCCGGTTACGCTGA
- the coxB gene encoding cytochrome c oxidase subunit II: protein MVVKKSGKMLFRLLPIGLMALLLSGCGIPELSALQPRGEGAQMQLEIIKLSLWVMLFVLAIVAVIYIYVLMKFRRKAGDNTVPKQVEGNHTLEIIWTVIPILLLVVLAVPTIKTTVELADAKEAKKNEVINVTANLYWWEFEYPDKGVSTGQELVIPVGKRVAVNLTSKDVIHSFWVPALSGKTDTNPGLDNEMWLQAQEAGTYYGKCAELCGPSHALMDFKVIALEQDDYDAWLKDMKSAKEAETKQLDAKNKKNWTTGEQVYAQNCLSCHGGGKVAPSLTNFGDRQRIAGYLDHDKENLEKWIRNPQKEKQGTKMPGFSEDKISDEELSELADYLLDKKLQ from the coding sequence ATGGTTGTGAAAAAATCAGGAAAAATGCTCTTCCGGCTTCTTCCGATCGGTTTGATGGCATTATTGTTATCAGGTTGTGGAATCCCGGAATTGTCCGCACTACAGCCTCGCGGGGAAGGCGCACAAATGCAACTTGAAATCATTAAGCTTAGCTTATGGGTCATGTTGTTTGTCCTTGCGATTGTAGCAGTCATCTATATTTACGTACTTATGAAATTCCGTCGTAAAGCTGGAGACAACACTGTTCCGAAACAAGTGGAAGGAAATCACACACTTGAAATCATTTGGACAGTCATTCCGATTCTCTTGTTAGTCGTTCTTGCCGTACCAACCATCAAAACGACGGTTGAATTAGCAGATGCGAAAGAAGCGAAGAAAAATGAAGTCATCAACGTTACAGCAAACCTGTACTGGTGGGAGTTCGAATACCCAGACAAAGGTGTTTCGACAGGACAAGAACTTGTTATTCCAGTCGGAAAACGCGTTGCTGTCAACTTAACTTCAAAAGACGTCATTCACTCATTCTGGGTACCAGCTCTTTCAGGTAAAACAGATACAAACCCAGGTCTTGATAATGAAATGTGGTTACAAGCACAAGAAGCCGGTACGTACTATGGTAAATGTGCAGAGTTATGTGGACCATCGCATGCTTTGATGGACTTCAAGGTCATCGCGCTTGAGCAAGATGATTACGATGCATGGCTTAAAGACATGAAATCAGCTAAAGAAGCAGAAACAAAACAGTTGGATGCAAAAAACAAAAAGAACTGGACGACAGGCGAGCAAGTTTACGCACAAAACTGTCTCAGCTGTCACGGTGGCGGGAAAGTCGCGCCGAGCTTAACAAACTTTGGTGATCGTCAGCGTATCGCTGGATACCTCGATCATGATAAAGAAAATCTCGAAAAATGGATTCGCAATCCACAAAAAGAAAAACAAGGAACAAAAATGCCTGGTTTCTCTGAAGATAAGATTAGCGATGAAGAGTTAAGCGAACTTGCAGACTACCTATTGGACAAGAAGCTCCAATAA
- a CDS encoding YlaN family protein: MSTEIGTVHRQRALELLEADAHKIRRLIEVQLANLTMPQCPLYEEVLDTQMFGLSRQIDFAVRLELIDASEGKQLLDSLEQQLSDLHDAETC, translated from the coding sequence TTGTCAACTGAAATCGGGACAGTTCATCGCCAGCGCGCTCTTGAGCTACTAGAAGCGGATGCCCACAAAATCCGCCGGTTGATCGAGGTCCAGCTTGCGAATTTAACGATGCCACAATGTCCTCTGTATGAGGAAGTATTGGATACACAAATGTTCGGATTGTCACGCCAAATTGATTTTGCCGTTCGTCTCGAACTGATTGATGCGAGTGAAGGAAAACAATTACTCGACTCACTAGAACAGCAATTATCTGATTTACATGATGCGGAGACGTGCTGA
- a CDS encoding FtsW/RodA/SpoVE family cell cycle protein, which produces MQSKFKEKRAFFDYRLFFTMLILMAISTVMVYSASVWNGGDYANTSFFEKQLMFDVMAIAVFLFVAHLNHEIFRGPLVRLALYVITFGMLTATLFATPLNGARAWLNFGIFLIQPIELCKFVLVIGLANYFDQKHKGQMNGVIGIVHHFIHRQIAPDSSGKRILLSFTDWILIPMLVLLAPYAMIIRMQPDDGGLFILLLITAMIWFAVGLPPGYIAVGFVGVGLVGVYAWNNFSANQMERINAIFNPFLDAEGKGYQLINSVISIAHGGFFGVGLGNSFQKYGYLPEPETDYIMSIISEELGFVGVLIVLGLLFFLMWQGALIARQSASIYSSMVAFGISSIIFIQTGINIGAMSGLFPGTGVTLPFISYGGSSLLVMSTMLGVVANISMQNKHRIAYHKEVQEARKMSATSSLPKGGASVD; this is translated from the coding sequence ATGCAATCGAAGTTTAAGGAAAAACGTGCGTTTTTTGATTATCGCCTCTTCTTCACGATGCTCATCTTGATGGCAATCAGTACGGTGATGGTTTACAGCGCCAGTGTCTGGAACGGTGGCGATTACGCAAACACCTCATTTTTTGAGAAACAATTGATGTTTGATGTGATGGCGATTGCTGTCTTCTTATTTGTCGCCCATCTGAATCATGAGATTTTCCGAGGACCATTGGTACGGTTGGCTTTATATGTCATCACGTTCGGTATGTTGACGGCAACGCTGTTTGCTACACCGTTGAACGGGGCGCGTGCCTGGTTGAATTTCGGGATTTTCTTGATTCAGCCGATCGAGCTGTGTAAATTTGTTCTCGTCATCGGTCTTGCCAACTATTTTGATCAAAAGCATAAAGGACAGATGAATGGTGTGATTGGAATCGTCCACCACTTCATTCATCGTCAAATCGCACCGGATTCATCCGGCAAGCGGATTTTGCTCAGTTTCACGGACTGGATTTTGATTCCAATGCTCGTGTTACTCGCCCCTTATGCCATGATTATCCGGATGCAACCGGATGATGGCGGGTTATTCATTTTACTTTTGATTACGGCGATGATTTGGTTTGCAGTCGGGTTGCCACCCGGTTACATCGCTGTAGGGTTTGTCGGTGTCGGGTTAGTAGGCGTATATGCCTGGAACAATTTTTCCGCCAACCAGATGGAACGAATCAATGCCATCTTCAATCCCTTCCTGGACGCGGAAGGAAAAGGGTATCAATTGATTAATTCGGTCATCTCGATTGCCCACGGAGGATTTTTTGGAGTTGGTTTAGGAAATAGTTTTCAAAAGTATGGTTATCTGCCGGAACCGGAGACCGACTATATCATGTCGATTATCTCGGAAGAACTCGGATTCGTCGGAGTCCTGATTGTGCTGGGGCTGTTATTCTTTTTAATGTGGCAAGGTGCGCTCATTGCCCGGCAATCGGCTTCAATCTACTCGAGCATGGTGGCATTCGGCATTTCGTCCATCATCTTTATTCAAACCGGTATCAATATCGGAGCGATGTCCGGTCTGTTTCCGGGGACCGGTGTGACGTTACCGTTCATCAGTTACGGCGGGTCTTCGCTTCTCGTCATGAGTACGATGCTTGGTGTCGTGGCAAATATTTCGATGCAAAACAAGCACCGGATAGCGTATCATAAAGAAGTACAGGAAGCACGAAAGATGAGTGCTACGAGTTCATTACCTAAAGGGGGAGCATCAGTTGACTAA
- a CDS encoding cryptochrome/photolyase family protein gives MNIICWIRSDFRLEDNRMLAQAVDYLEKDEQANVEFVFWVNPDYIGEYDARQQYFFQALEHFAKNCKTHGMPIRFIEGQEKDFLEATDMADVLLFNAEYVEPFKSRDDGIMKKRGDKKSERLLDRHLLHPHAVKKNDGSYYKVFTPYKNAFLKKDIDKPYPVNLDLLKERYHTRRQNNAFMLDYFKQAASDADFGVGEEQAKKRLQTFIKNSLSSYDEQRDLPAVDGTSLMSRYLRTGEIGIRTIYEAVNQEEDSKGKQTYVTELIWREFYYTILMHYPESKRLPVNEQYTKIEWETDEAGFKAWTEGETGYPIVDAAMRQLNTTGWMHNRLRMIVASFLTKDLLVDWQKGERYFQQKLVDYEAASNIGGWQWAASVGTDAVPYFRVFNPTTQSKKFDKDGTFIRQYLPELKDLPKTSIHEPTEQQRQDYDYPMPIVDHDMARKRAIARFK, from the coding sequence ATGAATATCATCTGCTGGATTCGAAGTGATTTTCGGCTCGAGGACAATCGTATGCTGGCACAAGCGGTTGACTATCTAGAAAAGGATGAACAGGCAAACGTCGAGTTCGTTTTTTGGGTGAACCCGGACTATATTGGAGAGTATGACGCGAGGCAACAATATTTCTTCCAGGCACTCGAACATTTCGCAAAAAACTGTAAAACACACGGGATGCCGATCCGATTCATCGAAGGACAGGAAAAAGATTTTCTCGAGGCGACAGATATGGCGGATGTCTTGTTGTTTAACGCTGAATATGTAGAACCGTTTAAGAGTCGTGATGATGGGATCATGAAAAAGCGGGGTGACAAAAAGTCGGAACGTCTGCTTGACCGTCATCTGCTTCATCCACATGCCGTCAAAAAAAATGACGGTTCCTATTATAAAGTGTTCACACCCTATAAAAATGCTTTTTTGAAGAAAGATATCGATAAGCCGTACCCTGTCAATCTGGATCTTCTGAAAGAACGTTATCACACACGACGTCAAAACAATGCATTTATGTTGGATTACTTTAAACAAGCGGCATCGGATGCTGACTTTGGTGTAGGGGAAGAACAGGCGAAGAAACGATTGCAGACATTCATCAAAAATAGTCTGTCTTCTTATGACGAGCAACGGGATCTGCCAGCGGTCGACGGAACAAGTCTGATGTCTCGTTACCTGCGGACCGGTGAAATTGGAATTCGGACAATCTATGAAGCCGTCAATCAGGAGGAAGATTCGAAAGGGAAGCAAACGTATGTGACAGAATTGATTTGGCGGGAGTTTTATTACACGATTTTGATGCATTATCCGGAGTCCAAACGATTACCGGTCAACGAGCAGTATACGAAGATTGAATGGGAAACAGATGAGGCTGGCTTTAAAGCCTGGACAGAAGGGGAAACGGGCTATCCGATTGTCGATGCAGCCATGCGACAGCTCAACACGACGGGGTGGATGCATAACCGTCTGCGCATGATTGTCGCGTCCTTTTTGACAAAGGACTTACTGGTCGATTGGCAAAAAGGGGAGCGGTATTTCCAGCAAAAACTGGTTGATTATGAAGCCGCATCGAATATTGGCGGGTGGCAATGGGCGGCGTCCGTCGGGACGGATGCTGTTCCGTATTTCCGAGTCTTCAATCCGACGACTCAGTCGAAGAAATTTGATAAGGATGGAACCTTTATCCGCCAGTATTTGCCGGAACTCAAGGATTTACCTAAAACGTCGATTCATGAGCCGACGGAACAACAACGACAAGATTACGATTATCCGATGCCGATTGTCGACCACGACATGGCCCGAAAACGAGCGATTGCCCGTTTCAAATAA
- a CDS encoding pyruvate carboxylase, with translation MTKIKKILVANRGEIAIRVFRAATELGIRTVAIYSREDKGSLHRYKADEAYRIGEGKKPIEAYLDIEGIIETAKKAECDAIHPGYGFLSENIELATRCREEGIIFIGPREEHLYSFGDKVRARTTAIEAGLPVIPGTDGPITSIDEAYAFAEKAGYPLMVKASLGGGGRGMRVVRTEEELPDMIERAKSEALKAFGSDEIYVEKLIERPKHIEVQIIGDAHGNIVHLFERDCSVQRRHQKVVEVAPCVTLSDEGRQKICDAAVTLMKHVGYENAGTVEFLVTQDESFYFIEVNPRVQVEHTITEMITGIDIVQTQIRVAEGESLHSKLVGIPAQEEIQMLGFAIQSRITSEDPENGFLPDTGKIKAYRSPGGFGVRLDGGNAYVGAEISPYYDSLLVKISTHGLTYDQAVAKMSRNLSEFRIRGIKTNIPFLSNVLKHHAFISGDYNTSFIDDTKELFIFPKRQDRGTKLLTYIGEVSVNGFPGIGKIEKPIARDVRIPKDLPADYQAGAKAILDAEGPLGVINWLKAQERVQLTDTTFRDAHQSLLATRMRTKDLIAIAEAEAKLLPELFSVEAWGGATFDVAYRFLSEDPWVRLMQLREKMPNVLIQMLLRGANAVGYKNYPDNVIHAFVKEAAQAGVDVFRIFDSLNNPESIQLAIDAVLPTGKIAEAAVCYTGDLFDANRPKYHLPYYVKLAKQLEASGAHIIAIKDMAGLLKPEAAYALVSALKDAVDLPIHLHTHDASGNGIYTYARAVDAGVDIVDVAASSMAGLTSQPAGGSLIHALSGHKRQPLVSVQKFEQVSDYWQDVRHLYQAFELDMLAPNPTVYDHEMPGGQYSNLQQQAKAVGLADRWSEVKTMYARVNMLFGDIVKVTPSSKVVGDMALFMVQHHLTEQDVLERASNLDFPDSVVELMKGELGTPPDGFPKQVQAAILKGVEPLTERPGKMMEPLNFDAIKHELFEKLERPVTEFDALAYALYPKVFLDYSSYVARYGDISVLDTSTFFHGMRLGETIEVEIERGKTLYLKLIQIGQPNDHGVRVIYYEMNGVPREVEVKDISIKESSSSRPKADRSNPKQIGASMPGSVLKVLVEPGTRVRKGEQLLVTEAMKMETTIQAPEDGEIKSVHVKEGEAIASQDLLIEFI, from the coding sequence TTGACTAAAATCAAAAAGATTCTTGTAGCCAACCGCGGAGAAATCGCGATTCGCGTATTCCGTGCGGCAACCGAACTTGGGATTCGGACAGTCGCTATTTATTCACGAGAAGATAAGGGATCGCTTCACCGATATAAAGCAGATGAAGCATACCGAATTGGCGAGGGGAAAAAGCCGATTGAAGCGTATCTTGATATCGAAGGAATCATCGAGACTGCGAAAAAAGCAGAATGTGATGCGATCCATCCCGGGTACGGTTTTTTATCAGAAAATATTGAACTCGCTACACGATGCCGCGAAGAAGGCATTATTTTCATCGGTCCTCGAGAAGAACATCTCTATAGTTTTGGCGATAAAGTCCGTGCGCGGACGACTGCCATCGAAGCCGGATTACCTGTTATCCCGGGTACGGATGGTCCGATTACATCAATTGATGAAGCGTATGCTTTTGCTGAAAAAGCCGGCTATCCATTGATGGTCAAAGCTTCTTTAGGCGGCGGCGGACGCGGTATGCGTGTCGTCCGGACCGAAGAAGAATTACCGGACATGATTGAACGGGCAAAATCGGAAGCCTTAAAAGCATTCGGCTCAGACGAAATCTACGTTGAGAAATTGATTGAACGTCCAAAACATATCGAAGTTCAAATCATTGGAGATGCCCATGGCAACATCGTTCATTTGTTCGAACGTGATTGCTCAGTGCAACGCCGTCACCAAAAAGTCGTCGAAGTTGCTCCGTGTGTCACGTTATCAGATGAGGGACGCCAAAAGATTTGTGATGCAGCTGTCACATTGATGAAGCACGTCGGCTATGAGAATGCTGGAACGGTTGAATTTTTAGTGACACAAGACGAGTCGTTCTATTTCATCGAAGTTAATCCGCGTGTTCAGGTCGAACATACGATTACGGAAATGATTACCGGAATCGATATCGTCCAGACACAAATCCGAGTCGCAGAAGGGGAATCACTACATAGTAAATTAGTGGGTATTCCTGCACAAGAAGAGATTCAAATGTTAGGTTTCGCCATTCAAAGCCGGATTACATCAGAAGATCCGGAAAACGGCTTCTTGCCGGATACGGGCAAAATCAAGGCTTACCGTTCACCAGGTGGTTTTGGCGTTCGTCTCGACGGTGGAAACGCGTATGTCGGAGCTGAGATTTCGCCTTATTACGATTCTTTACTCGTTAAGATTTCGACACATGGCTTAACCTATGATCAAGCCGTTGCGAAAATGAGCCGTAACCTAAGTGAGTTCCGAATTCGAGGAATTAAAACCAATATTCCATTCTTAAGTAATGTGTTGAAACATCATGCGTTCATCAGTGGAGATTACAATACGTCATTTATCGATGATACAAAAGAATTGTTCATCTTCCCGAAACGACAAGACCGTGGAACGAAGTTGCTGACGTATATTGGAGAAGTGTCTGTCAACGGCTTCCCTGGAATCGGAAAGATCGAAAAACCGATTGCCCGGGACGTCCGGATTCCGAAAGACTTGCCTGCTGACTATCAAGCAGGAGCAAAAGCGATTCTTGATGCGGAAGGACCACTTGGTGTCATCAACTGGTTAAAAGCACAAGAGCGTGTTCAATTGACGGATACGACATTCCGGGATGCCCACCAATCCTTACTTGCGACGCGGATGCGGACGAAGGATTTAATCGCCATCGCGGAAGCGGAAGCCAAACTGCTACCGGAACTCTTCTCAGTGGAAGCTTGGGGTGGAGCAACATTTGATGTGGCATACCGGTTCCTGTCAGAAGATCCGTGGGTACGTTTGATGCAGTTGCGCGAAAAGATGCCGAACGTCTTGATTCAGATGTTGTTACGCGGAGCCAATGCGGTTGGTTATAAAAACTATCCGGACAATGTCATTCATGCCTTCGTCAAAGAAGCAGCGCAAGCCGGTGTCGATGTGTTCCGTATTTTCGACAGCTTGAACAATCCGGAATCGATTCAGTTGGCCATCGATGCCGTCTTGCCAACTGGGAAAATCGCAGAAGCGGCAGTTTGTTATACAGGCGACTTGTTCGATGCGAATCGTCCGAAGTATCATCTTCCGTATTACGTCAAACTGGCGAAGCAGCTTGAAGCCAGTGGTGCTCATATCATCGCTATTAAAGACATGGCGGGACTATTAAAACCGGAAGCTGCTTACGCTTTGGTTTCGGCATTAAAAGATGCCGTCGATTTGCCGATTCATCTGCATACGCATGATGCAAGCGGAAACGGAATTTACACATATGCCCGGGCTGTCGATGCCGGTGTCGATATCGTGGATGTCGCAGCTTCAAGCATGGCGGGTCTGACGAGTCAGCCTGCCGGAGGAAGCTTGATTCATGCACTGAGCGGTCATAAACGTCAGCCGCTCGTGTCTGTCCAAAAATTCGAACAAGTATCGGACTATTGGCAGGATGTACGCCACCTCTATCAAGCGTTTGAACTTGATATGTTAGCACCGAATCCGACCGTCTATGATCACGAGATGCCGGGCGGTCAGTATTCAAATCTTCAACAACAAGCCAAAGCTGTCGGACTCGCGGATCGTTGGTCTGAAGTCAAAACGATGTATGCCCGTGTCAACATGCTGTTCGGCGATATCGTTAAAGTTACGCCATCTTCAAAAGTCGTCGGTGATATGGCCTTGTTCATGGTTCAGCATCATTTGACAGAACAAGATGTATTAGAACGTGCCAGCAATCTCGACTTCCCGGATTCTGTCGTCGAATTGATGAAAGGGGAGCTCGGTACGCCACCAGACGGTTTCCCGAAACAAGTTCAAGCGGCAATCCTCAAAGGCGTCGAGCCATTGACGGAGCGTCCTGGGAAAATGATGGAGCCACTCAATTTTGACGCCATCAAGCATGAACTGTTCGAGAAACTGGAACGTCCGGTGACGGAGTTCGATGCCTTAGCGTATGCTTTGTATCCGAAGGTATTCCTGGATTACAGTTCGTACGTCGCACGATATGGTGATATTTCGGTTCTCGATACGAGCACGTTCTTCCACGGCATGCGTCTCGGGGAAACGATTGAGGTTGAAATCGAGCGCGGAAAAACGTTGTACTTGAAGTTGATTCAAATTGGTCAACCAAACGATCATGGTGTCCGTGTCATCTACTACGAGATGAACGGTGTGCCGCGTGAAGTCGAAGTAAAAGATATCAGCATTAAGGAAAGTTCATCGAGCCGTCCGAAAGCCGATCGTTCGAATCCGAAACAGATTGGGGCTTCCATGCCGGGTAGCGTCTTGAAAGTCCTGGTTGAACCTGGAACGCGGGTTCGCAAGGGAGAGCAGTTGCTTGTAACGGAAGCGATGAAAATGGAGACGACGATTCAAGCACCTGAAGACGGTGAGATTAAATCGGTCCATGTCAAAGAAGGCGAAGCCATCGCGAGTCAAGATTTATTGATTGAATTTATTTAA
- the cyoE gene encoding heme o synthase yields the protein MAKVNGETLDIMIEQSDQPTFKDYVTLAKMGIVRANLITVFAGYVVAASYLTDDVLLYLWQTKLTLLWTLLGSGLVIAGSCYLNNYIDRDIDYKMERTMGRPSVTGKMDGQRILALGLGILATGTVLLLIVNHVAAVFGLIGSFVYVVIYTMWLKRTHTINTVVGGISGAVPPIIGFAAVTPTLHIDAWILFLIMFVWQPPHFLALAMRRTEEYRAAGIPMLPVVNGFAITKRQIVWWIAVLLPSSLLLAHYGIIYMLVMAVLGGYWLYMGLKGLKIKEEQAEIKWASKMFFFSLFYFTAWIVTVVLVSL from the coding sequence ATGGCGAAAGTAAACGGGGAGACCCTGGACATCATGATCGAGCAATCGGATCAGCCGACGTTCAAGGACTATGTCACCCTAGCAAAGATGGGAATCGTTCGTGCGAATCTCATCACCGTCTTCGCAGGTTATGTCGTAGCAGCATCATACTTAACGGATGATGTTCTACTGTATTTGTGGCAGACGAAGTTGACATTATTGTGGACGCTTCTCGGAAGTGGACTGGTCATTGCCGGTAGTTGTTACCTCAATAACTATATCGACCGTGACATTGATTACAAGATGGAACGGACGATGGGAAGACCGAGTGTAACCGGTAAGATGGATGGGCAACGGATATTGGCATTAGGACTTGGGATACTGGCTACCGGTACCGTTCTCTTGCTGATCGTTAACCATGTTGCGGCAGTTTTCGGATTGATTGGTTCGTTTGTCTACGTCGTCATCTATACGATGTGGTTAAAGCGGACACACACGATCAATACAGTCGTAGGTGGTATTTCCGGAGCAGTGCCACCGATCATTGGATTTGCGGCAGTCACTCCAACACTTCATATCGATGCATGGATTTTGTTTCTCATCATGTTCGTATGGCAACCGCCTCACTTCCTTGCGCTCGCCATGAGACGGACGGAAGAGTACCGGGCTGCCGGTATTCCAATGTTACCTGTCGTGAATGGTTTTGCAATCACGAAACGACAAATTGTATGGTGGATTGCAGTGTTACTTCCATCATCACTCCTCCTCGCGCACTACGGCATCATTTATATGCTTGTCATGGCTGTGCTTGGCGGATACTGGCTCTACATGGGACTGAAAGGTCTCAAAATCAAGGAAGAACAAGCTGAGATTAAGTGGGCTTCGAAGATGTTTTTCTTCTCGCTCTTTTACTTCACGGCTTGGATCGTGACGGTCGTACTCGTTTCTCTCTAA